A window of the Brassica napus cultivar Da-Ae chromosome C5, Da-Ae, whole genome shotgun sequence genome harbors these coding sequences:
- the LOC106363914 gene encoding uncharacterized protein LOC106363914: protein MTSTPTKSRLSREEKGKNIANTSSPAKDLTANGSPLDEFDLIHRDAMRDTENMSLSQRLLVAESHRQIREETAGRTFVGVGSDASSSRGSDREDRRGGSRSSERDGSGASKQASTPPRRVHLRVRFDQIDCRPTIYHPGGIFEELYPLPPESLRDPRADGQSWKNVFYSCSSHKTVKDLLRRHGGASATYIIPSNGQRPWSPPVGYQCVYESYFRDHTKLWFPIPRLITSYAFRRDIAICQLLNGSLRIAVMLMVMAAEIDVSMSVRVFEELTFTKAEPHGIFSVKMRSNYNILTGHLNKSKDWQRSYFYFKSDEHAFAEPPEDDYRVLWNKTLGRYCLLTSCLTRGS from the coding sequence ATGACAAGTACGCCTACGAAGAGTCGACTATCACGCGAAGAGAAAGGGAAGAACATTGCTAACACTTCGAGCCCAGCTAAAGACTTGACAGCGAATGGCAGCCCGTTAGATGAGTTTGATCTGATCCATCGCGACGCCATGCGGGATACGGAGAATATGAGTCTATCTCAGCGCCTTCTAGTCGCCGAGTCTCATAGGCAAATTCGCGAAGAAACCGCTGGTCGTACCTTCGTTGGTGTAGGTAGCGACGCGAGCAGTAGTAGAGGTAGTGACCGAGAAGATCGGAGAGGTGGTTCGAGAAGTTCGGAACGTGACGGCTCTGGAGCATCAAAACAGGCTTCGACGCCTCCGAGGCGAGTTCATCTAAGAGTTCGCTTTGATCAGATTGACTGCAGGCCTACGATTTACCATCCTGGTGGAATCTTTGAGGAGCTTTACCCACTTCCGCCGGAATCCTTGCGTGATCCTAGGGCCGATGGTCAGTCGTGGAAGAACGTGTTCTATTCTTGCTCCTCTCACAAGACGGTGAAGGATTTGTTGAGGCGACATGGAGGCGCCAGCGCTACATACATCATTCCTTCTAATGGGCAGCGTCCTTGGTCGCCTCCGGTTGGCTACCAGTGTGTCTACGAATCCTATTTTAGAGACCATACGAAACTCTGGTTTCCTATCCCCCGACTGATCACATCTTATGCATTCCGTCGAGACATTGCAATCTGTCAGTTACTTAACGGGTCGCTGCGCATTGCGGTTATGCTGATGGTGATGGCCGCGGAGATAGATGTTTCGATGAGCGTGAGAGTGTTCGAAGAGTTAACTTTCACGAAGGCGGAGCCGCATGGAATATTCTCAGTGAAGATGCGTTCGAACTACAACATCTTGACCGGGCATCTGAACAAGTCGAAAGACTGGCAGcgttcatatttttatttcaagtCCGACGAGCATGCCTTCGCAGAGCCTCCTGAGGACGACTATCGCGTTCTATGGAATAAAACGCTTGGTAGATACTGTTTGTTAACGTCATGTCTTACTCGGGGATCCTGA